One Acropora palmata chromosome 2, jaAcrPala1.3, whole genome shotgun sequence genomic window carries:
- the LOC141870561 gene encoding uncharacterized protein LOC141870561, which yields MELSADFKPSSELSVGQLRSNRTLHDIEQEYLEQWHLLENLGVSMDGASGVLSAEKEDPISSRNSATGDTPDQDTKSNDDGQEKEDDKEWFVLKEELTEEDITETLPEDETTNQPSTSNSYQAGEGENVTKLSPYAEQWHELEQLKASVRSLSQVAGLAQSPQPPPEEDQAFANGLSSGSLSVEALDEVSLEGTATVEEGSSPKILEKDAVAEGGHIDDANESASISAHDSGIEEKQWRNQWFPLRPSAVGEDEEDTTQVPNATAPTSTSSNNDRPKDEPRTWSDSDGKQSPPERSQPDGRDGPDVKRMTLVRTTFVSPQQAMSPPMQSQPSPSGTLAGRDSDSDVSVSSQPFSQHNVTPLEIITRSVPPAKKGANLVSELRQRHAPQLNSDSDTESPVSKLLGPNFRAVQDVLDRLKQDRLNDGVGGKMDEVASGREPMGEGFVKAMSSAASAGLRALGEEWSTGRLITERKSSSETEACVKPKDIPSRSPPSLGNGSTGMVPSVNESHRRFSDSDVSVSKVWDKRYESSRPRRNISLHQTEIPAGTIPKAPVQPAQEYPKDLTRLTSINAWSPLRSGEMLDAQYSDHNLAPSLNSVETVSSKTNSAADLMIGDFSVSPGASGASDHKLPTPVFSIREPVGPSSSIRSSRIAWGEEALPTTKKLVHRAPIHAPLRHSVENSAPALGADSGLSLSTSREMVDHGKEGESYTLVPADTSALLPRSGLVSSAIHGTEISRSVVGAASKGSQDSSLMRKGQGETSQTEDNLHRLQDGDTEGYSLGSDDTTVPPGVPLEAPRRASESKDFVRIGKDQGGEIAMEKLRESDRSASSDDTDDLLNYEPVLEGNRQYLRMQNHPGSRDLSIGGKAKDVSGRGNRPSTLQGQYETSSEVDNTHIKSLHWSLGAGTISPIPDNIFAQKEPQQGKSSTPLDSVSERSSLQEHGVLQEQSLEEDILVEGKGQDGIAPTLTQSRSTTDFSSSEETYRPILYRSSSGNKENRPNGSLFGTSSYGIYDIRKSSGPGSTNRRRKAMGLEPNPSREMASQNGPGMVYISGSSTPSSYPDSVGKPSEVRMGLVGRTLGDRDVQLERDNYMGSLERNEALTRPRSREQSDSSFFKSRQAQDFRDLYHDGRAFRDDGSDMRRQAQASSVVKDSIESHRAAEKQITSDRSSHLLRQYMDEPDRYPTVKGSGRLAKSRRRPAGDSDGTSSQSSSLDKKESTNRKHPDAKTRHRSRDRTDLHAVKSSRLDANISKLSSLVSKSIDESISSSSSASVRQSLKPSTSKSSKRRMTSSSESSGISEFFNYAFMEPRPRSSMKHKIRIRELLKSVKTQDISPITRVPHNTSTESTSNMSSTEEKENGTGVKGENELNGRAEEPSSEITHNRRPEAFTIPISDARHVEVEPKCTCGVSKTRDALKTLPAKSKKVERKNNRREFVGSTRKRDIGVNCPTPIMTRSPTSSSDNSLHAQFEDASTQTEEFVKQRKAISKIERETDKSQRKKATSIQRNVEERGVISQSSPKKSDHIYGIDQREVARPKARERLIPSQNSPDHSIKRTFDRSSRVQVPAWFHPLTKKPQAEQKTLSELKTPSRSRTNDDFRVDVFDAAINSSASLQKLSLQEAFLYAKSKFVKRSQERVARIDHAAREKERRKVAEEAAAEERRIEASKRSASPPFTAKIKARVKSADQLHVPKPRQMTRSEMKELNQRLYKNLPEVKAKHEQTRRQAFYRTNRLRAQLYDKRVRTRLKGAGK from the exons atGGAGCTATCAGCTGATTTTAAACCAAGTTCTGAATTGTCAGTTGGACAGCTGCGATCAAATAGGACACTGCATGATATTGAACAG GAATACTTAGAACAGTGGCATCTATTGGAAAACCTTGGAGTTAGCATGGACGGTGCCTCTGGGGTGCTGTCTGCAGAAAAAGAAGATCCAATATCTTCCCGCAACAGTGCCACAGGAGACACACCTGATCAAGATACCAAATCTAATGATGATGGACAAGAAAAG GAAGATGACAAGGAATGGTTTGTCCTTAAAGAAGAGTTAACAGAGGAGGACATCACAGAGACCTTACCAGAGGATGAAACTACTAACCAGCCCAGCACATCTAACTCATACCAGGCAGGAGAAGGAGAAAATGTCACAAAG TTATCACCATATGCTGAGCAGTGGCACGAACTAGAGCAGCTTAAAGCAAGTGTTAGATCTTTAAGCCAAGTTGCAGGTCTGGCACAGTCACCCCAGCCACCGCCAGAGGAGGACCAAGCATTTGCCAACGGACTGAGCAGTGGCTCACTGAGTGTTGAAGCTCTTGACGAGGTCAGCCTTGAGGGCACTGCAACTGTTGAGGAAG GTAGTAGCCCGAAGATTTTGGAGAAGGATGCTGTCGCGGAAGGGGGACATATTGATGATGCTAATGAATCAGCGTCCATCAGTGCACATGATTCTGGTATTGAAGAAAAACAGTGGAGAAATCAATGGTTTCCTCTTAGACCAAGTGCTGTTGGTGAAGATGAGGAAGACACTACTCAGGTGCCAAATGCCACTGCTCCTACTTCCACCAGCTCCAATAACGACAGGCCAAAAGATGAACCTCGCACTTGGTCTGATTCGGATGGGAAACAGTCACCACCAGAGAGGTCTCAGCCAGATGGACGAGACGGGCCTGATGTCAAGAGAATGACATTGGTCCGTACTACATTTGTCAGCCCGCAACAGGCAATGTCACCTCCAATGCAGAGCCAACCATCTCCTAGTGGAACACTTGCTGGCAGGGATAGTGACAGTGATGTTTCTGTGTCCTCTCAACCATTCAGCCAGCATAACGTTACACCACTGGAAATCATCACCAGAAGCGTTCCCCCCGCGAAGAAAGGTGCGAACCTCGTGAGCGAGTTGAGACAGAGGCACGCTCCTCAGTTAAACAGTGACAGTGATACAGAGAGTCCTGTGTCGAAGCTACTTGGTCCAAACTTTCGCGCAGTACAGGACGTGCTGGACAGACTGAAGCAGGATAGGCTAAATGACGGGGTCGGTGGTAAGATGGATGAAGTGGCTTCAGGAAGAGAGCCTATGGGCGAGGGTTTTGTCAAAGCAATGTCAAGTGCTGCAAGCGCTGGATTAAGAGCTCTTGGAGAGGAGTGGTCCACTGGGAGACTGATCACTGAGAGGAAGTCCTCTTCGGAGACAGAGGCATGTGTTAAGCCCAAGGACATTCCTTCGAGATCTCCGCCATCACTCGGTAATGGCAGCACAGGTATGGTTCCTTCTGTAAATGAGAGTCACAGAAGGTTTTCAGACAGTGATGTCTCCGTTTCGAAAGTTTGGGACAAAAGATACGAGTCAAGCCGGCCAAGGCGAAATATATCTTTGCATCAAACAGAAATTCCGGCAGGTACCATTCCAAAAGCTCCCGTTCAACCTGCCCAGGAATATCCAAAGGATTTAACGCGGTTAACCTCCATCAATGCATGGAGTCCTCTGCGCTCAGGTGAAATGTTGGATGCTCAATACAGCGATCATAACCTAGCACCGTCTTTGAACTCTGTCGAAACTGTTTCTTCGAAAACTAACAGTGCTGCGGATCTAATGATAGGAGACTTTTCAGTGTCTCCTGGTGCAAGCGGTGCCTCGGATCATAAGCTGCCAACGCCAGTCTTCTCAATCCGTGAACCAGTTGGGCCAAGTAGCAGCATAAGGAGCTCACGAATTGCGTGGGGAGAAGAGGCATTACCGACAACAAAGAAACTGGTCCATAGAGCGCCTATTCATGCTCCTCTACGTCATTCTGTGGAAAACAGTGCTCCAGCTCTGGGAGCAGACAGTGGATTGTCACTGAGTACCTCCAGGGAAATGGTAGATCATGGAAAGGAAGGAGAAAGTTACACCTTGGTTCCAGCAGATACTTCTGCTCTTCTACCTAGATCAGGATTGGTCAGCTCCGCTATTCATGGCACAGAGATTTCCCGCAGCGTCGTTGGGGCTGCAAGTAAGGGATCACAGGATTCGAGTCTGATGAGGAAGGGTCAAGGCGAGACCTCGCAAACTGAAGACAATCTGCATCGTTTACAAGATGGTGACACAGAAGGGTACTCATTGGGCAGTGATGATACAACAGTTCCTCCAGGTGTACCATTAGAAGCTCCAAGACGCGCCAGCGAGTCAAAAGATTTTGTCCGAATTGGCAAAGATCAGGGAGGTGAAATTGCCATGGAGAAGTTGCGAGAAAGTGATAGAAGTGCATCTTCAGATGATACGGATGACCTCCTGAACTATGAACCAGTGCTGGAAGGTAATCGCCAATATTTACGAATGCAAAATCACCCAGGGTCCAGAGACCTTTCCATTGGAggtaaagcgaaagacgtgtCTGGTCGAGGGAATCGTCCATCCACTTTACAGGGCCAATATGAAACTTCATCAGAGGTGGACAACACTCATATAAAGTCCTTACACTGGTCTCTCGGAGCTGGGACTATTTCTCCAATACCTGACAACATATTTGCTCAAAAGGAACCTCAACAAGGAAAATCATCCACTCCGTTAGACTCCGTGAGTGAACGCTCCAGTCTCCAGGAGCATGGCGTCTTGCAAGAACAGAGCCTTGAAGAAGATATCTTGGTTGAAGGCAAAGGACAGGACGGAATAGCACCCACTTTGACCCAAAGTCGCTCTACGACTGACTTCTCCTCCTCAGAGGAGACTTACAGACCGATTCTTTACCGGAGTAGCTCGGGAAACAAAGAGAACCGTCCAAACGGGAGTCTTTTCGGGACCTCGTCGTACGGTATTTATGACATTCGAAAATCATCGGGACCTGGTAGCACTAACAGGAGAAGGAAAGCCATGGGTCTGGAGCCAAATCCCTCAAGAGAGATGGCGAGTCAAAATGGCCCCGGGATGGTATACATTTCAGGGAGTTCAACACCAAGTAGTTACCCTGACAGCGTCGGGAAGCCTTCAGAAGTAAGGATGGGTTTGGTTGGAAGAACTTTGGGTGATCGAGACGTTCAGCTGGAACGAGACAATTACATGGGAAGTTTAGAGCGAAACGAGGCGTTAACAAGACCAAGAAGCCGAGAGCAAAGCGACTCGAGCTTCTTCAAAAGTCGACAGGCTCAGGATTTTCGCGATCTTTACCACGATGGTCGTGCGTTTCGCGACGATGGATCAGACATGCGGCGCCAAGCACAAGCTTCGTCAGTCGTGAAGGACTCCATTGAAAGTCACAGAGCAGCAGAGAAACAAATCACTTCTGACAGATCGAGTCATTTGCTTCGGCAGTATATGGACGAACCTGATCGATATCCGACGGTTAAGGGATCGGGTAGATTAGCCAAATCCAGGCGAAGACCCGCGGGGGATAGCGACGGTACCTCATCCCAGTCCTCGTCGTTGGATAAGAAAGAGAGTACCAACAGAAAACACCCTGATGCGAAAACTCGCCATCGTTCTCGCGATAGAACTGATTTGCATGCTGTGAAATCTTCCAGGTTAGATGCGAACATCTCCAAGCTATCTTCGCTGGTGTCCAAATCTATTGATGAGAGCATTTCTTCGTCTTCTAGTGCTTCGGTGAGGCAATCTCTAAAGCCGTCGACCTCAAAAAGCAGTAAGCGTCGGATGACATCGTCGAGCGAATCTTCGGGGATTTCCGAATTCTTCAATTATGCCTTTATGGAACCTCGTCCGCGCTCTTCAATGAAACATAAGATACGCATCAGAGAGTTGCTCAAATCTGTGAAAACACAGGATATTTCTCCAATAACCAGAGTTCCTCATAATACTTCGACTGAATCAACTTCAAATATGTCAAGTAccgaagagaaagaaaatggaacTGGTGTTAAAGGAGAAAATGAACTCAACGGACGCGCTGAAGAGCCTTCTTCAGAGATAACTCATAATCGGCGCCCTGAAGCCTTTACAATACCGATTTCCGATGCAAGACATGTTGAGGTCGAACCAAAGTGTACTTGTGGCGTTTCAAAAACAAGAGATGCGCTGAAGACTTTGCCAGCTAAGAGCAAAAAGgtagaaaggaaaaataatcgaaGGGAGTTCGTCGGGTCGACTCGGAAACGAGACATTGGCGTAAACTGTCCGACTCCGATCATGACCCGAAGCCCGACTTCAAGCTCAGACAATTCACTCCATGCTCAATTTGAAGATGCGAGCACGCAGACTGAAGAATTTGTTAAGCAAAGGAAAGCAATCAGCAAGATTGAGAGGGAAACCGACAAATCGCAGCGTAAAAAAGCGACGAGTATTCAGAGAAATGTAGAGGAACGCGGGGTTATTTCTCAGTCTTCACCCAAGAAATCGGATCACATTTACGGCATAGACCAACGGGAAGTGGCTCGACCTAAAGCAAGGGAAAGACTGATTCCAAGTCAAAACTCGCCAGACCACAGCATCAAAAGGACATTTGACAGATCAAGCAGAGTGCAGGTGCCAGCTTGGTTTCATCCGCTGACAAAAAAACCGCAAGCTGAGCAAAAGACTTTATCTGAGCTAAAAACGCCCAGTAGAAGTCGCACCAATGATGACTTTCGGGTTGACGTGTTTGATGCGGCCATCAATTCGTCCGCCTCTCTTCAGAAGCTAAGTCTACAAGAAGCGTTTCTGTACGCAAAGTCGAAGTTTGTCAAGCGCTCGCAGGAAAGAGTGGCAAGAATAGACCACGCTGCCCGAGAAAAAGAGAGACGTAAAGTGGCGGAAGAAGCTGCCGCAGAGGAAAGGAGAATCGAGGCCTCGAAAAGATCAGCGTCCCCACCCTTCACAGCTAAGATCAAGGCGCGTGTGAAAAGTGCTG ATCAGCTTCACGTTCCGAAACCGCGACAGATGACGAGATCGGAGATGAAGGAGCTAAATCAAAG GCTTTACAAGAACTTACCCGAAGTGAAAGCGAAACATGAACAGACGAGAAGACAAGCATTCTATCGTACCAACAGactgcgggctcaactgtatGACAAA AGAGTCCGTACTCGCCTTAAAGGAGCTGGGAAATGA